A part of Marinomonas rhizomae genomic DNA contains:
- a CDS encoding TetR/AcrR family transcriptional regulator — MSYTPRHKEQTRQRILQAAAKLFCSHGFDRVTLNQIMKKANMTHGAFYAHFSGKSSLYEAAMQFATSNGFWARDDKQTEGKETHIKALVTRYLSWGRNDKEHPSPLEFLVTDAAHKEEKVRQAYQACFDSLVERLTEILKKRGNKEAEALAEETVVSLVGTVAIARSFAQPLQSDFLKRAQERIVNRLNGTAKC; from the coding sequence ATGTCTTACACCCCAAGACACAAAGAACAAACCAGACAACGAATATTACAAGCCGCGGCAAAACTATTTTGCTCCCATGGTTTTGATCGCGTCACACTGAATCAAATCATGAAAAAAGCCAACATGACACATGGTGCGTTTTATGCGCATTTTTCTGGTAAAAGCAGTCTATATGAAGCGGCCATGCAGTTCGCCACATCTAATGGTTTTTGGGCGAGGGACGACAAACAGACCGAAGGAAAAGAAACTCATATCAAGGCACTAGTAACTCGCTACCTAAGCTGGGGACGAAATGACAAAGAACATCCATCGCCTTTGGAATTTTTAGTCACAGACGCGGCGCACAAAGAAGAGAAAGTTCGCCAAGCCTACCAAGCGTGTTTTGATAGCCTAGTCGAACGTCTTACTGAGATTCTAAAAAAACGCGGCAACAAAGAAGCCGAAGCGCTAGCGGAAGAGACCGTGGTTTCATTAGTGGGAACCGTCGCCATCGCACGGTCTTTTGCGCAACCACTGCAAAGCGACTTCTTAAAACGCGCCCAAGAACGCATCGTCAATCGGCTTAACGGCACAGCAAAGTGTTGA
- the fabF gene encoding beta-ketoacyl-ACP synthase II, with protein MSLKERIVITGMGLVSPLGLGVTSVWDRLIRGQSGIRLLPTTLSEGLTTHIAGQVPGHTEQENGLNESDYLSSKDRKRVDLFTLFALAAAEEALSQANWHPASVEDQEATATIIATGIGGLPTITQAHTTLMEQGARRLSPFTVPAFLANLAAGNVSIKYGFKGPIGTPVTACAAGVQAIGDAMRLLRTGEAKVALAGGTEACIDPLSLAGFGALKALSTRNEDPEKASRPFDKDREGFVMGEGAGLVVLETLEHALARGATPLAEVVGYGTSGDAYHLTSGPEDGNGAARAMQTALKMAGISADQIGYVNAHATSTPVGDRGEINALRRVFGDKVTKVAISSTKSATGHLLGAAGGVETIFSAQALISGILPPTLNLENPEDSMADLDLIPLVSREKSVEYVLCNGFGFGGVNAAIILKRY; from the coding sequence ATGTCACTTAAAGAACGAATTGTTATTACTGGTATGGGTTTGGTGTCACCACTGGGTTTAGGCGTGACATCGGTTTGGGACAGATTGATTCGAGGGCAATCAGGTATTCGTTTGCTGCCTACCACTCTGTCTGAAGGGCTAACTACTCATATCGCAGGACAAGTTCCCGGTCATACAGAGCAAGAAAACGGTTTGAATGAATCGGACTATCTGTCATCTAAAGATCGTAAGCGTGTCGATTTGTTTACATTATTTGCTCTGGCTGCAGCTGAAGAAGCCCTATCTCAAGCGAATTGGCACCCTGCTTCTGTCGAAGATCAAGAAGCGACCGCCACCATCATTGCCACTGGCATTGGTGGTTTACCGACGATCACTCAAGCGCATACAACGCTAATGGAGCAAGGCGCTCGACGTTTGTCGCCTTTCACGGTTCCTGCTTTTCTTGCCAATCTTGCGGCGGGTAATGTGTCGATTAAATATGGTTTCAAAGGACCGATTGGTACGCCAGTGACCGCTTGTGCCGCGGGCGTGCAAGCGATTGGTGATGCTATGCGCTTGTTGCGTACGGGTGAAGCGAAAGTGGCTCTGGCTGGCGGTACGGAAGCCTGTATTGATCCTTTGTCTCTGGCTGGCTTTGGTGCCTTGAAGGCGCTTTCTACGAGAAATGAGGATCCTGAAAAAGCGTCTCGCCCTTTTGATAAAGATCGCGAAGGCTTTGTCATGGGCGAAGGTGCAGGCTTAGTTGTGCTCGAAACGCTTGAGCATGCTTTGGCTCGCGGTGCCACACCATTGGCGGAGGTTGTTGGCTATGGCACCAGTGGTGATGCTTACCATCTGACATCTGGCCCAGAAGACGGCAACGGTGCTGCCCGTGCGATGCAAACAGCGCTTAAAATGGCTGGCATTTCTGCGGATCAAATTGGCTATGTGAATGCTCATGCTACGTCGACGCCAGTGGGCGATCGTGGTGAGATAAACGCTTTGCGTCGAGTGTTTGGAGATAAGGTGACAAAGGTTGCGATTTCATCGACGAAATCTGCCACGGGTCATTTGCTAGGTGCTGCCGGTGGCGTAGAAACTATTTTCAGTGCGCAGGCGCTAATATCAGGCATCTTGCCACCGACACTAAACCTTGAAAATCCAGAAGACAGTATGGCGGATTTGGATCTTATCCCATTGGTTTCACGAGAAAAAAGTGTTGAATATGTATTATGTAATGGCTTTGGTTTTGGTGGCGTAAACGCAGCGATTATCTTGAAGCGTTACTAA
- a CDS encoding TRAP transporter large permease has protein sequence MISIELLTGILFACIIASFALGAPVGLALGGIAMGIGYMTWGDALFNVIPTTLESTHFSFILLAIPLYIYMGQLLTRSGIGDAMFNASQMLIGRVRGSLAISVIVVCSMIGAMVGIIGAGIMTSGSIALRPMLERGYDKRLALGVIMAGGGLGILIPPSIPMIMFASSTQNSVGRMFIGALIPALITIVLLIAYVVISCKLNPQRAPMDVVPEVQPTPKEKFLTARDGLLALLLIVAVLGSIIMGIATPTESGAIGVVGAIILAIFFKRFKPRMVQKAGMQAALLVTVAMWIIVGASVFSNFHLLMGVQSMVAGFTQDLGLPPIVVIMLFQLIMLLLGFIIDEFIIVLMCAPIFTPIAVSLGYDPIWFGILMILNIEIAVQTPPYGFALFYLKGIAPPGITMLDIYKSITPFVLLKLLVLVIVMMFPELVTWLPNQLMDG, from the coding sequence ATGATTAGTATTGAACTATTAACGGGCATTTTATTCGCCTGCATCATAGCGTCGTTTGCCTTGGGGGCACCCGTTGGTTTAGCGCTTGGTGGCATTGCCATGGGTATTGGTTACATGACGTGGGGCGATGCGCTCTTTAACGTTATTCCCACTACGCTTGAGTCGACACATTTTAGTTTCATCCTGCTCGCCATCCCCTTGTATATTTACATGGGGCAATTGCTTACTCGCTCCGGCATTGGTGATGCCATGTTTAACGCCAGCCAAATGCTAATTGGTCGAGTACGTGGCTCACTCGCTATCAGCGTTATTGTGGTGTGTTCTATGATTGGTGCCATGGTTGGCATTATCGGCGCAGGTATCATGACGTCAGGCAGTATCGCATTGCGTCCCATGTTAGAGCGTGGCTATGATAAACGCCTTGCTTTAGGCGTCATCATGGCCGGTGGTGGTTTAGGTATTTTGATTCCACCTAGCATCCCAATGATCATGTTTGCATCGTCGACACAGAACTCAGTAGGGCGTATGTTTATTGGCGCTTTAATTCCAGCGCTTATCACAATTGTTTTGCTGATCGCTTACGTGGTGATTTCTTGTAAATTGAACCCTCAACGCGCACCCATGGATGTTGTGCCAGAAGTGCAACCAACACCAAAAGAGAAGTTTCTAACCGCTCGTGATGGCTTGCTAGCTCTGCTGCTGATTGTCGCGGTTTTGGGCAGTATTATCATGGGCATTGCGACGCCAACAGAATCCGGTGCCATCGGGGTCGTTGGCGCGATTATTTTGGCGATTTTCTTTAAACGATTCAAACCACGTATGGTTCAAAAAGCCGGCATGCAAGCAGCATTGCTTGTCACGGTCGCAATGTGGATTATCGTTGGGGCATCTGTGTTCAGTAACTTCCATTTGCTAATGGGCGTACAAAGCATGGTAGCCGGCTTCACCCAAGATTTGGGCTTACCACCAATCGTAGTCATCATGCTGTTCCAATTGATCATGCTGTTGCTGGGCTTCATTATCGATGAATTCATCATCGTTCTAATGTGTGCACCTATCTTCACACCGATTGCTGTATCCCTTGGTTATGATCCGATTTGGTTTGGTATCTTGATGATTCTAAATATTGAGATCGCCGTACAAACACCGCCTTATGGTTTTGCGTTGTTCTACCTAAAAGGCATCGCACCTCCAGGCATAACCATGTTGGATATCTACAAGTCCATTACGCCATTTGTATTGCTGAAACTTCTGGTTCTTGTCATCGTAATGATGTTCCCAGAATTGGTCACGTGGTTGCCTAACCAATTAATGGATGGCTAA
- a CDS encoding TRAP transporter small permease subunit, with protein sequence MIMTAIRRYCLGVHALVASIGNSVSYLMPVLAFVVAFEVFSRYILDSPTIWAYDTSLFIFGYIAALGGAYAQQQRAHINVDILYNKVSARTKSIFNLFSFALAMFFMIIVCKMSIGKFEEALEFNYRRQSEWAPHMHHYWLMMAIASVLLILQLSSDWIDSLHQAITGKPLLPEVQTEQEETAP encoded by the coding sequence ATGATAATGACTGCGATTAGACGTTATTGTCTAGGCGTCCACGCATTGGTGGCTTCCATTGGAAACTCCGTTTCCTATCTGATGCCAGTATTAGCATTTGTCGTTGCATTCGAGGTTTTCTCTCGTTACATCTTAGACAGCCCGACCATTTGGGCTTACGACACATCGCTATTTATTTTTGGTTACATTGCAGCACTAGGCGGCGCTTACGCCCAACAGCAACGTGCTCACATCAATGTCGACATCCTTTACAACAAAGTCTCTGCTCGAACCAAAAGCATATTTAACCTATTTTCATTCGCTCTCGCCATGTTCTTCATGATCATCGTCTGCAAAATGAGCATAGGTAAGTTTGAAGAAGCGCTCGAGTTTAATTACCGACGCCAAAGTGAATGGGCTCCTCATATGCATCATTACTGGCTAATGATGGCAATCGCTAGCGTGCTGCTAATTTTGCAACTTTCCAGCGACTGGATTGATTCCTTACATCAAGCGATTACTGGCAAACCCTTATTGCCAGAAGTACAGACAGAGCAAGAGGAAACGGCACCATGA
- a CDS encoding TRAP transporter substrate-binding protein yields the protein MIKTILKVKKRLVVSSLAVALGLGAVASSANAADYNWRFANLYSRGSAFGAVYEDLAKNIETMSDGRIKVQVLYDGEGVGASGIFGAVKTGLITMGATFQSLNAGELPAGLVEIGLPGGTSDVGELTTLFQEKGWAPILKEAYGAQGLVWLDPYIQPAVYVITKEPINSVEDFQGLKIRAPGAYGKFLRNLGASPVSLAWSEIYTSLSTGVIDGSIGSNMIDHRDGNHVEVAKYMYPLPLAGAQVLPIIVNQSAWNKLPADLKAIVKAATTVHAQEQMTKSKLWESQAVADMEAKGLQWSPEPSAEDKAAWKDAGAKLWDEYAAADKYSKELIDVLREEQK from the coding sequence ATGATTAAGACGATACTAAAAGTAAAAAAACGATTGGTTGTAAGCTCTCTAGCGGTAGCTCTTGGATTAGGCGCTGTCGCTTCTTCTGCTAACGCTGCAGATTATAACTGGCGCTTCGCTAACCTATACAGCCGTGGTTCTGCATTCGGCGCTGTGTATGAAGATTTAGCAAAAAACATTGAGACTATGTCTGACGGCCGCATCAAGGTACAGGTTCTTTATGACGGTGAAGGCGTGGGTGCATCTGGTATTTTTGGTGCCGTAAAAACGGGCCTAATCACGATGGGCGCAACCTTCCAATCTTTGAACGCGGGCGAGCTTCCAGCAGGTTTGGTGGAAATCGGTTTACCTGGCGGTACCAGTGACGTTGGTGAGCTAACGACCTTGTTCCAAGAAAAAGGCTGGGCTCCTATCCTTAAAGAAGCGTACGGTGCTCAAGGTCTAGTTTGGCTTGACCCTTACATTCAGCCAGCGGTATACGTTATTACCAAAGAGCCAATCAACTCAGTAGAAGACTTCCAAGGTTTGAAAATTCGAGCGCCTGGCGCATACGGCAAGTTCCTTCGTAACCTAGGCGCTTCTCCGGTATCGCTTGCTTGGTCTGAAATTTACACCTCGCTATCTACTGGTGTAATCGATGGCTCTATTGGCTCTAACATGATCGACCATCGCGATGGTAACCACGTTGAAGTAGCGAAATACATGTACCCACTTCCACTAGCTGGTGCTCAAGTGTTACCTATCATCGTTAACCAAAGCGCTTGGAACAAACTTCCAGCAGACTTGAAAGCAATTGTTAAAGCGGCAACAACGGTTCACGCTCAAGAGCAAATGACCAAGTCTAAACTTTGGGAATCTCAAGCAGTTGCTGACATGGAAGCGAAAGGACTTCAGTGGAGCCCAGAGCCAAGTGCTGAAGACAAAGCAGCATGGAAAGATGCTGGTGCGAAACTTTGGGATGAGTACGCAGCGGCAGACAAATACAGCAAAGAGTTAATTGACGTTCTACGTGAAGAACAGAAATAA